One genomic window of Solanum dulcamara chromosome 10, daSolDulc1.2, whole genome shotgun sequence includes the following:
- the LOC129870201 gene encoding uncharacterized protein LOC129870201, with the protein MQSLINIVPAALNNINTKFIVLDKGRIAYEGQQKMCLALVADETAAVHFQMWGDECDAFEAGDIIRLENGIFSYIRNNRNNHVLRAGKRGKAEKVGEFTMAYVEKPNMSEIHWVPDPKNPKIYMRVANSQFS; encoded by the coding sequence ATGCAGTCTCTAATAAACATTGTACCAGCTGCATTGAACAATATAAACACAAAATTTATTGTTTTGGACAAAGGGAGGATAGCTTACGAAGGGCAACAAAAGATGTGTTTAGCACTAGTTGCAGATGAGACAGCTGCAGTTCACTTTCAAATGTGGGGTGATGAATGTGATGCTTTTGAGGCTGGGGATATAATCCGGTTAGAAAACGGCATCTTTTCTTATATCCGCAATAACCGCAACAACCATGTGCTACGTGCAGGTAAGCGAGGCAAGGCAGAAAAAGTTGGAGAGTTTACCATGGCCTATGTGGAGAAACCAAACATGAGTGAGATACATTGGGTCCCTGATCCCAAGAATCCTAAGATATATATGCGAGTGGCTAATTCTCAGTTTTCATGA